The sequence CCAGCCGACCTGCGCCTTGACGGTGTACTCATGCCCGGCGCCGCCACGGTGGAGCTTGTCGAACAGATCGAAGCCGCAGGCCCATTCGGTGCAGGGGCCCCCGGCCCCCGCTATGCCTTTCCCGACATGGCGATCCAATTCGCAAAGCGTGTAGGGGACTCCCACCTTAAACTGCGCTTTGGCGACGGTCTGGGGGCAAGCATGGAGGCGATAGTTTTCGGTGCTTACGATGGTCCGCTTGGCCCCCGTCTGGAAAACCACGGCGGTGCGCGTTTCCACCTTGCCGGACGGCTGGACATCAACACTTGGGGCGGGCGGCAGTCCGTTCAATTGCGCCTTGAAGACGCTGCCGAAGCAGGTTGAGGCACGGCATCTAACGGCGTCGCGAAAAGAATGGTTTGCAGGAGGTATTTTTTGCAAAAACCCTCTTGCGCGCACCGCCGCTTTTGCCTAGTAACCGCCTCACGCCACGGTATGGCCCGTTCGTCTATCGGTTAGGACGCCAGGTTTTCAACCTGGAAAGAGGGGTTCGATTCCCCTACGGGCTACCACACACCCCTTCAGGTCATTGTTTCCAAACGCCTTTCATGAGGGGCGCGAACAACGCTGCCCTACAATCCGCCCTTGAGATTTGCGACATTTCGGGCACGACGCAACCGGGGCGTATGGCCCTTGGTCAGGTGGTGGATTCGCGGATGGTCGGGATTTCGCCATTTCCCGGATTTTCGGATGAAAACACCCTTCAATTGAACGGGAATGGCATACACCTCGCGGATGAGGAAAAGATCTGCGTGGCGTGATCCTCAAGGTAAATCCGCAGCCACGGGGTGTAGATATTGGGGGTCTCGCGGGTTTGTGCCACAAGATCATCCATCGCGATCCATGCCACATCCATGACTTCCTCGGGGTTGGGGGTGACAGGGATGCGGTGTTCGACAGGGGCCAGGAATATATCGACCACTTCATGTTCGATCAGCCCCCCACCGACATCGGCGCGATATTCGACCTGATCGCGATAGTTGAGGTCTAACCCATTGATTCCCAACTCTTCTTCCAGACGGCGATGCGCACAAGCCTCGGGGGCCTCATTCCAATGGGGATGGGTACAGCAGGTGTTCGCCCACAGCCCCGGCGTGTGATACTTCCCCAAGGCACGGCGTTGTATAAGCACTTGATTTTCATGCAGAACAAAGACCGACACCGCCTTGTGACGCAGCCCTTTGCGATGCACGTGCAGTTTATCCACGGGCATCAGGGTGCCATCGACCCATGCGGGGATAAGAGAGTGGTCTTGGGCGGTCATTCTGGCCTGAAAAGGTTAACGCGGATCATGGTCTGGCTGCCGGTTGTAACGCCCTCCCCCAACAAAGGCCAGCGTACGAGTCGTACGTAAATAGCCCGCGTTTCGTACGAAAATCACGCGGTCATCCACCCCTTTCGTACGAGTCGTACGAAACCACGCTCAGGCATTGACGCGATACGTCAGATCCGCGTCGTCATCCGCCTGTCCCAACATCGATACAACGCGGTGATGATCGGGGGATTTTATACAAACCGGATCGGTCGCCCCGGCATCGCCGGCAAGCGCCAGAGCCTGACAGCGGCAACCGCCGAAATCGATCTCTTTACGCTCACAACTCTGGCACGGTTCCGGCAGCCAATCGATGCCGCGATAGGTGTTGAAGGCGGCGCTGTTGTACCAGATGGATTCGAGCGGCGTTTCGCGGACGTTTTCAAACTCCAGATGCGGGATGGTCTGGGCCGCGTGGCAAGGCAGCACCGTGCCATCGGGGGCCACGTTGAGGCCCGCCGACCCCCAACCGCCCATGCAGGATTTGGGATAATCGGCATAGTAATCGGGCGGCACGAAATCGAAGGCCAGCACCCCGCGCAGGCGCTTTGACGCCTCGGCCACCTTCTCCTTGGCGGCCTCGGTCTGCTCCCGCGTGGGCAGAAGGGCGGCGATATTCTTGGTGGCCCAGCCGTGGAATTGGACGCAAGCCACTTCCAAACGCCGCGCGCCCAGTTCCACCGCCATTTCGATCGTGCGGTCCAGATCATCAAGGTTCTGGCGGTGCATCACCGCATTGAGCGTCAGGGGGATGCCGCGCTTGGCGATGTCCTCTGCGGCCTGCATCTTGCGGTCAAAGCCACCGCGATAACCACCGATGCGGTCGGCAAGGTCGGCATTGGTGCCTTGCAGCGAAAGCTGGATATGATCCAGCCCCGCCGCCTCCAGCGCGTCCAAGCGGCGGGGCGTCAGGCCAATGGCCGAGGTGATCAGGTTGGTATAAAGCCTCGCCTCATGCGCGGCGCGGGTCAAATCCACAAGGTCGCGGCGCGAGGCCGGTTCCCCGCCAGACAAATGAAGTTGTAAAACGCCCATTTCGGCAGCTTGGCGGAAAACATCGGCCCATATCTCGGTGTCCAACTCAGCGTCCTTAGCCGCCATCTCCAAGGGGTTGGAGCAATAGGGGCAGCTGAGCGGGCAGCGGTGGGTGAGTTCCGCCAGCATGGCGATGGGGGGTGGCACGGGCATCAATGCACCATCAGGTAAAGCCGCGCCCGCAGGCCGACAAGGAAGCGTTGCACGTCCTCTTCGATCTGGGCGGCGGGGGCGTTGTAGGTTTGGGCGAGGTCTTCGATAATCTGGGCAAAACTGGCATCGCCGGTGACACGGGTCAGGATCGCCACACCGATTTGATCCAGTTCCACCGCTTTCTCGGGGGCCAGCAAAACAGTGCTACCCCGCACCCTATCGTCATGCAGGCGCACGCCGCGCGGCAGGTAGGGGCGATCATCTGGGATCAATGCAAGGCTCATGCCAGTCCCTCGCCGGGGTGCCATGCGCCGGGCGGGATGCGGCCCGGTTCGACATAAGCCGAATGCAGCGCGTCCAGTTGTGCCCAAAGCACGTTGGTTTTGAAAATCAGCGCCTCGGCGGCCATGTCTTCCTTTTCCGGGGTGTCGGCGTGGGTCAGCACCCATTCAAGGCCAAAGGCCACGTCCTTGGGGGCCTCGGTCAGACGTTTGCGAAAATAGCTGAGGCTTTCGGTACTGGCGAAATCGTAATGTTGCAGCAGCCCTTCGATGCGCTGTTCGTGAATCTTCGGTGCGAAAAGTTCCGTCAGCGATGAGGCCACGGCCTGCAAGAGCGGCATGTCGCGGACATAGCGGATATAGGCATCCACGGCGAATTGCGTGGCAGGCAGCACCCCGCGCCCCGAGGCGACAAAATCGGGGTCCAGCCCCACCGCCTCGGCCAGTTTGAGCCAACGGCGGATGCCGCCGCCTTCTTCCACCCCGCCGTCGTGGTCCTCGATCCGCGAGCGCCATTCGCGGCGCATGGCCGGATCGGTGCAGCGCGACATGAAGGCGGCGTCCTTCATCGGGATTGCCGCCTGATAGGCCCAGCGGTTGATCACCCATGCGCGCACTTGATCAGGGGTGCAGCCGCCGGAGTGCAGCAGGTGATGGAAGGGGTGCTTGTCATGGTATCGTTCGGCCCCGATCTGGCGCAGGCGGGCCTCAAGGCTTTCGCGGCTCATGGCGTGATCTCCTGCCCGTCCTGGGCGATGGTCCACCCCGCGGCCAGAACCTTGGCGCGTTCCGGGCTGTCGGGTTGCAGGATGGGGTTGGTGTTGTTGATGTGGATGAAGGTCTTGGCGGCTTTGAGATCGGCCAGTTGGGCGATGGAGCCCTCCGGCCCGCTGACCGGGATATGCCCCATGCGGCGGCCGGTCTTGATGCCGGTGCCGGTGCGGATCATCTCATCATCATCCCAAAGGGTGCCGTCAAAGAACAATTGATCACCGTCTTTGAGTTGCGCCAGAAGATCAGGCGTCACCGTGGCGCATCCGGGGATGTAATAGGCCACCCTGCCGCCCCCTTCGAGGCGCACACCCACGGTTTGTTCGCCGATCAAATCGGTTTGCACTGTGTCACCTTCCATGAACAAGGGCACCTTGCCCGGCACCGCGAAAAGCCGCGCGGTGAGGCCCGGCAGAAGCGGGATATCGGTGTCGAGCGAGACAGGCGCGCGCGTCACCTTTTCGCGGTTCACGGCATCGAAAATCCGGTTTTCGGCCAGCAGGTCGAGGATGTCGCCGGTGGCGTAGAGGGTAAAGGGCGTCTGTTCACGCAAGGAGAGCAACCCGGCAATATGATCGATATCGCCATTGGTCAGCAGGACCGAAGCCACCGGCGTATGCCGCAGATCGCGCGGGTGCATCGCAGGATTGTCCAGCATCTGCTGGCGGATGTCAGGCGAGGCGTTGAGTACCGCCCAATCGCGCCCATCCAGCGAGACCGCCAAGGACGATTGCCCGGAGGCCGGGATGTTCCCAGCCCGGGCGTCGTTACAATTCCGGCATCCGCAATTCCATTGCGGCAGGCCCCCACCGGCCGAAGCACCCAAGACAAGAAAACGCATCCCGGGCCCTCCGACCTGAGCGATCAAAACAGATCGTGCTCGTAATCGCGGCCCTCATCCTCGGCCGGAGAATACATGTTGATCTCCATGCCGCAGTTGACTTCTTTCAGTTTCGGGGCGGTCCAGGACATGTGCTTTCCTCCCATAGCTGTCTGGTTCACCAATCACGGTAGCGGCTGCCCCTGCGCCGCGAAATGCTGCTTTGGTCGTAGCCGTGAGGCGCGCGCGTTAGACCTTTGTCGAATGTCCCGCGCGGGGGCGCGCGCCTACGCTGCGGGTATGGGAGGATTGGTCACAAGATGCGCGCTTCTGGCGCTGGGGCTGCTTTGCGCCCTGCCCGCTTGGGCCGAGTTGCTGACGCGCGAGGCCTTGGGCGACTACGTGCGCGCGCCCTATTCGGTGGGTGAAAAGCTCAACGACAAGGGGGTTTACAGCCTTCTGAACTCCGGCGGGGCCGAGGCGGGTTATGTCTTCGAGACCGAGCCGCTGGCCCCCCTGCCCGGCTTTTCCGGGGCGCCGATCAACGTGTTGGTGGTGCTGGACCTCGAAGGACGGTTCATCGACGTGCAACTGATCGAGCACAACGAGCCGATCTTTGTCTCGGGGCTGGGCGAGGCGCCGTTCCATGCGTTTTTCGAACAATATGGCGGGCTGTCGATTTCCGATTCCATCGTGGTCGGCACGCCCTATGGCGAAACGGCGGGCGGATCGTCGCTCAAGTACCTCGACGGGGTGACCAAGGCCACCGCCAGCGTCCGCATCGCCCATGAATCGGTGATGGGCGCGGCGCTGGCCGTGGCGCGCGAAAAGATGCAGGGGCTGGCCAGCGGGCCGCCCGCTTTCCCCGATCCGGCGCATGACGAGGCCCTGACATGGGATGACCTGGTGGACCAGGGCATCGCCACGCACCACGTGGTAACCAATGCGCAGGTTGACGCGCTGTTTGATGGCACCCTGTGGGAGGACGATGACCCGGAGGCGCAAGACACCCCCGACGCGGCCTATCTCGACCTTTGGGTGGTGGACCTTGGCCCGCCCGCCATCGCCCGCGCGGCCCTGTCCGGGGACACCTTCCAAGAGCTGCAAAACTTCACCGAAATATCCCCGGATGATGAGCCGATCCTGCTGATCGAGACCGCCCGCCATGGGCTGGTCAGCGAGGATTTCGTGCGCAACACCGCGCCCGATTGGATCTCGGCCGAACAAGACGGGCTGCCGGTGGCCCTACGCGATGCCGATCTCTTCGTCGAACTGGCCGAAGGCGCGCCCATTGATGCCACCGCGATGATCCTGCGCACCGACCGCCGCCTTGGCTTTGACCCCTCACGCGACTGGACGCTCAAGGTGCTGGCCACCCGCGAGCACGGCATGTTCCAGCCGCAAACCGGCTCAGTCACCCTCGACGTCCCGCACAGCACGCCGGAGCGCTTTTTTACCCGCCCCGAACAGATCAAACCCGTGCCGCCATGGCGCGAGGCCCTGCGCAACCGACAGGCGGATTTGATCGTGCTTGGGGTTTTCCTGACCGGGCTGATCACCCTCCTGAGCCTCGGCATGACCCGCTTTGCCGGCGCGCAGAATTTCACCCCCCTGCGCCTGACCATCCTTGCCGTGGTCACCGGCTTCATCGGCTGGTGGGGGCAAGGGCAGCTTTCGATCGTCACGGTGCTGGGCGTGATCCGCACCGCGTATGAGGGAGGCAGCTATGCCTTCCTGCTTTACGACCCGTTTTCCCTGTTGATCTGGGGTGTCACCATCTCCGGGTTCGTGGCTTGGGGGCGTGGATTTTTCTGTGGCTGGCTTTGCCCCTTCGGCGCGCTACAGGAATTCGCCCATCACGCGGGCCGCGCCCTGCGCCTGCCCCGGATCGAGCCATCGCCGAAATGGGACAACCGCCTGAAATACCTCAAATACATCCTGCTGGCGGGGCTGGTGGCGGTGGTCTTCCTTGCGCCGCAGAACATCGACAAGGCCGCCGAGGTAGAACCCTTCAAGACCGCCATCACCACCTTTTTCATCCGCGAATGGTACTACGTGGCCTATGCGGGGTTCTGGCTTCTGCTGTCCATGGTGCTGTTCAAGGGCTTCTGCCGCTACCTCTGTCCGCTCGGGGCTTTCATGGCCATCGGCGGGCTCCTGCGCGGGCGCGACTGGATCGCGCGCCGGGCCGAATGCGGCTCCCCCTGCCAGTTATGCCGCGTGAAATGCAACTACGGCGCCATCAAGCGCAGGGGCGAGATCGACTATTCCGAATGCTTCCAATGCCTTGATTGCGTGGCGATCCACGACGACGCCAGCCGCTGCGTCCCCTTGGTCTTGAAAAACCGCGGGCGCAGGTCCGCCCAAGCGGAGGTCGCCGCCGAATGATCACCCGCCGCCGTTTCCTTGCCATCTCCGCCGCAGCACTTGCTCTGCCCGCCCGGGCAGAACCTGTCCACTGGCAAGGGCGCGCCATGGGGGCAGAGGTCTCGCTGACGCTGGAGGCGCCCAAGGCACAGGCCCAAACAGCCCTTCAAGAGGTGAAACAGATCCTGCGCAAGACCGAGGCGCTTTTCAGTCTCTACGAGCCTTCCTCGCGCCTCTCACAGCTTAACGCCACCGGGCGGCTGGACCGGCCAGAGGCCCGCTTTACCGAACTCCTGAAACTCTGCGATCAGGCCCACCGCCTGACGAACGGGCGCTTTGACCCAACGGTCCAACCGCTCTGGCAAGCCCTCGCACAAGGGAAGACTCCCGACCCGACCCGCCGCTTGATCGGCTGGGACAGGGTGACCATAGGCCCGCAGGCCATAACCCTCGCCCCCGGTCAGGCGCTGACCCTCAACGGCATCGCCCAGGGCTATGCCACCGACCTGGTCAGTGCCGCCCTCAAACACGCGGGCCTCACCCGCGTCTTGGTCAATATCGGCGAGTACCATGGCACGGGCCACGACTGGCAGGTCGGCGTGGCCGATCCCACCCATGGCCTTGTGGCCACCCGAACGCTGAACGACCGGGCGCTGGCCACCTCCAGCCCCGGCGCGATGCGCCTTGGCCCGGATCAGCCCCATATCCTCGACCCGCATGGTGCCCTGCCCAAATGGTCCACCGTCACCGTCGAGGCCGACACCGCGGCCATGGCCGATGCCCTCTCCACCGCTTTCTGCCATACCAGCCACAAGGACATCCAGCGCATCCTAAAGGCCGCCCCGGGCCACTCCAAAGCCCTCTGCGTCGCGCCAAGCGGAACACTCCACCACTTCAGCACCTGACCCTTCATCTTTCCCCAAATACTCCCGCCGGAGGCTCCAACAGCTGCCACCCAACGCAGCCTCTGCTCAATGCGTCGCGCCCGCCAAACGCGCGAGGGCCCGGGGGTTCCCCCGGGCCCGAGATGTCATGCGCGCGGCCCCGCCGGGGCCGCGCTCCTTTTGGTCAGACCCGTTCAGGCCGCCTCGACGGCGCGCTTGGTCATGACCTTGACCAGATGCGCGCGGTAATCGCCCGACCCGTGCAGGTCATTGATCATGCCATCGCCCGACAGGCTGAGCCCATCGAGGGCCGCCCCCGAGAAATCCGACGACAGCGCCGCCTCGGCCTTGGACCAGCGGAACACGCCTTCTTCCGAGGCGCCAGTGACGGCCACGCGGACCCCATCGGGATATTTGGCCACGAAGACGCCCACCAGCGCGAAGCGCGAGGCGGGTTGCTCGAACTTCATGTAGGCGGCTTTTTCCGGCACCGGGAATTTCACCTCGGTGACGATCTCGCCTTCCTCAAGGGCCGTGGTGAACATGCCCTGGAAATAGTCATCCGCGGCAATCTCGCGCCGGTCGGTCGTCACCGTCGCCCCCGAGGCCAGCACGGCGGCGGGGTAACAGGCCGCCGGGTCGTTGTTGGCCACGCTGCCGCCGATGGTGCCGCGATTGCGCACCGCCGGGTCACCGATCTGGCCCGCCAGCGCCGCCAGCGCGGGGTATGTCCCCGCGCCGGCCGCCACCTCGGCGTGGGTGGTGCTGCCACCAATGCAGAGCCGGCCATCATCGTCCTCGCAGATGCCGCGCATCTCGTCGATGCCCTTGAGGCTGACCAGAGCCGACGGCATGGCAAGGCGCTGCTTCATGGTGGGGATCAATGTCTGCCCCCCGCTCAGCGGCTGCGCATCCTCTTGTTTGAGGGCTGCGACCGCGTCTTTCACCGTCGAGGGTGTCTCGATATCGAAGTTGTACATCGTCTTGTCTCCCTTTCCGGATCAGCTGTTCATCGCGGCCCAGACACGCGCGGGCGTGACGGGCATGTCGATGTGTTCCACGTTGGTGTAGCCGCCCCGGTGCAGGGCGTCGATCACCGCATTGACCACCGCGGGCGGTGAGCCGATGGCCCCTGCCTCGCCGCAGCCCTTCACGCCCAGCGGATTGTGGGTACAGGGCGTCTGGCAGGAATGGTCGACGTCGAACATCGGCATGTCATCGGCGCGCGGCATGGTGTAATCCATGTAGGACGCGCTCAGAAGCTGGCCGTTCTCGTCGTAAACGCAGTTTTCCAACATGGCCTGACCGATGCCTTGCGCCACGCCGCCGTGGACCTGGCCTTCGACGATCATCGGGTTGATGACATTGCCGAAGTCGTCGGCGGCGGTGAAGCCCAGCACCTCGACCTTGCCGGTCTCGGGATCCACCTCCACCTCACAGACATAGGCGCCCGAGGGGTAAGTGAAGTTCGACGGGTCGTAGAATGCCGTTTCCTCCAGCCCCGGTTCGATCTCTTCCAGCGGGTAGTTGTGCGGCACGTAGGCGGCCAAGGTCACATCGCCCCAGGCCACCGATTTGTCGGTGCCTGCAACGCTGAACTGCCCGTCCTTCAGCTCGATGTCGGACTCGGAGGCTTCCATCAGGTGGGCCGCGATCTTCTTGGCCTTGTTGATGATCTTCTCGGTCGCCCGCACCATGGCCGAGCCGCCCACCGCGATGGAGCGCGAGCCATAGGTGCCCATGCCCATCGGCGTATTGGCGGTGTCGCCATGTTCGATCTCGATCATGCCTTCATCGATCCCGATCATGTCGGCCACCACTTGGGCGAAGGAGGTTTCATGCCCCTGCCCGTGGGAATGCGAGCCGGTCATCACGGTGATGCCGCCGGTGGCGTTGACCCGCACGGTGGCGGATTCATACAAGCCCGCACGTGCACCCAGCTGCCCCACGAGGTTCGAGGGCGCGATGCCGCAAGCCTCGATAAAGTGGGCAAGGCCATAACCGCGCAGCTTACCGCGCGCCTTGGACTCTTCCGCGCGCTTCTCGAAACCGGCGTAGTCGGTCATCTCCAGCGCCTTGTCCAGCGTGGCGTGATAGTTGCCGGTGTCATAGGTCACGGCGACCGGCGTGTCATAGGGGAACTCCTCGGGTTTGATGAAGTTCTTGCGCCGCAGTTCCGCGGGATCCACGCCCAACTCGCGCGCGGCCTTGTCGATCACGCGTTCCAGCTGGTACGTCGCCTCGGGGCGACCCGCGCCGCGATAGGCATCGACCGGCGTGGTGTTGGTAAAGACCGCCTTCACGTTCACGTAAATGACCGGCGTCTTGTAGTTGCCCGCCATCAGCGTGCCGTGCAGCCACGTCGGGATCGACGGAGCAAAAGTCGACAGATACGCGCCCATGTTGGCGTAGGTGTCGGTGCGCAGGGCGGTGAACATGTGGTTTTCGTCCAGCGCCAGTTCGATCTTGGTCTTGTGGTCGCGGCCATGCGCATCCGAGATGAAGGCCTCGGAGCGGGTCGAGGTCCATTTGACCGGACGGTTCACCACCTTGGAGGCATGGGTCACGAAAGCCTCTTCGGCATAGTGATAGATCTTCGAGCCGAAACCGCCGCCCACATCGGGCGCCACGACCCGCAGCTTGTGCTCGGGGATCGACAGCACGAAGGCCCCCATCAGAAGCCGGATCACATGCGGGTTCTGCGAGGTGGTATAAAGCGTGTATTCATCGCGCGCCCGGCTGTAATCGGCCACGGCGACGCGCGGCTCCATCGGGTTGGCGACAAGGCGGTTGTTGGTCAACTCTAGGGTGACGACATGGGCGGCGGATTTGATCGCCTCGTCCACGGCCTCCTTGTTTTCTTCCACGAAACCCCAGTCGTAGCAGAGGTTCGAGGTCAGCTCGTCATGCACCTTGGGGGCGCCATCTTCTAGCGCGGCTTTCATGTCGAGAACCGGCTCAAGTTCGTCGATGTCGATCTCGACCGCTTCGGCGGCGTCGCGCGCCTGCTCCAGCGTTTCGGCGACGACACAGGCGATGGGATCGCCGACGTGACGCACCTTGCCTTCGGCCAGAATGGGGTGCTTGGGCTCCTGCATGGGTTCGCCATGCCGGTCGGTCACCTGCCAGCCGCAGGGGATGCCGCCCGCACTTTCGAAATCGGCGGCGGTAAAGACCTTCAGCACGCCGTCCATCGCCTCGGCGGCGGATGTGTCGATGCTGTTGATCGTACCATGGGCCACGTCCGAACGGACGAACCACGCGTAGGTCTGGCCATTGACGTTGATGTCGTCGGTGTAATTGCCGGCCCCGGTCAGGAACCGGACGTCTTCGCGCCGCTTGCTGCTGGCGCCGATGCCTCCATCTTTGGGCATTTTATTCCTCCTCAAAATCCATGATCGCGCCTTGCGGGGCCATGCGCCCCACGCGCGACAAACGCCCCTGCAAGGGGCGCGTGATGCGCGTTACTCGGCAGCGACCGCGGGCACCTCTTGGCCGCTGGCGGCCATGATCGCGCGAACGATGTTGTGGTAGCCGGTGCAGCGGCAGATATTGCCTTCGAGATATTCGCGAATCTCGGCTTCGCTCGGTGTGGGGTTGTCGCGCAGCAGGGCGGCGGCACTCATCACCATGCCCGGCGTGCAGAAGCCGCATTGCAGCCCGTGATAATCCTGAAACGCCTGCTGAATCTTGTTCAGCGTGCCGTCAGGTGCGCATTGCCCTTCGATGGTGGCCACATCGGCCCCGTCGCATTCGGCAGCGAACATGGTGCAGGATTTCACATCCTTGCCATTCACATGCACCACGCAGGCGCCGCATTGGCTGGTGTCGCAACCGACGTGGGTTCCGGTCAGGCCCAGTGTCTCGCGCAGAAAGGTGGACAGAAGCGTCCGGCCCTCTGCTTCGCCGGTCCGGGTTTGCCCGTTGACCGTCATTGTCACTTTCATGGATTCTCCTCCCTTATTGAGTCTCTCAGCTACTGAAGGCGCGCTTCAGCCAGCCTTTCTTTTCACCTTCGCCATCGGCCTCCTCCGTTTCGGCGGTGTCGGCCTCGGCGTCGGTTGCATCCTCGCCCGGCCCTTCGACCGCAGCCTGAAACCTCTCGAAGAACTGGTCGGCCATCTTCTTGGCGAACCCGTCGATGATGCGGCTGCCAAGCTGTGCCAGCTTGCCGCCGACCTTTGCCTCGACATCGTAAATCAGCTTGGTGCCTTCGGGCACCTCCTCGAGGCTAACATCGGCCCCGCCCTTGGCAAAGCCCGCGGCCCCGCCCTTGCCCTCACCGGCAAGGTGCAGGCTTTCCGGTTCGGTCATATCCGACAGGGTCACCTGCCCTTTGAAGGTGGCCTTTACCGGGCCGACCTTCTGCACGACGACGGCCTCGAAGCCATCGTCGGGGCTGCCGGTCATTTCCTGGCACCCGGGCACGCAATCCTTGAGGACCTCCGCCGAAAGAAGCGCCGCCCAGACCTCATCGCGCGGGGCGGCGATTACGCGGGAATCGGACAGTTTCATTGTCTTGTCTCCATTCTTTTGTCGTTACGCTACGCCCTTGTCCGGCGGCTGCCTAGTAAGACCTTGGTGGGGTCAGCGGTATTTCGGCGCCACATGGGTCAGACCGTAGCGGGTGAATATTTCAGTCATGCGACCATCCTGCATGGCCGCGTAAATCGCGTCATCGACGGCATAACCAAGTGCACGATACGCGAAATGCACCGCCACGCCACTCACCCATTTGCCGACGGCAAACCCCGGAAGCGGCGGGTTGTGCAGGTCGAGATCATCGGTCAGGCCGAATTCAAGCTGTGCGCGCGGGCCCATGGCGGCCTTGGTCTTGCCCCCGGCCAGCGCCTGCATGGCCTCGGCAGTCGTGGCAAAGCGGCGAATCTTGCCGTTCAACTGCCCCCCCGCCAGCGACGACAGGTAGAAGTCGGCAATCGAGTCGTTCTCGACCGCCACCGTATCGAAGCGGAAATAGGCGGGCACCGGGGGATCGTCGGGATAAGCCGCGCGCCGATAGGCAATCGCCACTTCCTCCTGATGGTAGCGGCCGGTGAAGACGACCTGCTCCACCCGACAGGCGAATTCGCTGTCATAGGGGATGTGCAGCATCACGTTGGCCACGCGCCCGCCCACGATGGGGCCTTTCCAGATCCAGTTGCGCAGATCGGCCTGTAGGTTCTCGCCCGCCGCGACCAGCCGAAAGCGCGGTTCGACGCCGAGGTCTTCGGCGATCAGGCGGGCAATGTCGATATCGACGCCCTTGATCCTGCCGCCTTCTTCATAGGACCACGGCGGGAAATCCTCGTAGGCCGCGAAGGTGATATAGCCCCGCTCGACAATAGTATCGAGGTCGGCGCCCACGATGTCGCGGCTGGCGTTCTGGGGTTTGGGTTGGGGCACATAATCGGCGCAACGGGCCAGCGCGGGGCCGGTAAAGGCCACCGCCATGATCAGGGAGAAGAGGATCGTGCGCGCGGTCATGTGCCCCAGCCTGCCGCGTTATTGGGCGGCAGACAAGCCGATGGTCAATTGCTCGGCGGCGGCGGAGGGCCTTGGCGTATCCCCTTGCAACAGGATCGCCGCGCGCATCGCCGCGCTATCGGCCACCGGCGCGCCCGAGGCGGTTTCCACCTCCTGCGCGATCTTGCTGAGTTCGGCGCGCAGGGCCTCGATGTCGCCGCTCGCATCACTCATGGCGTCCAGATCATCGCGAATTTCCTTCAACCGGTCCGAGTGCTCGTCCAGCGCGCCATCGTCGGGGCGGGTTTCGATATAGGTTCGGATGGCCCAGGCCGCCTTTTGGCCCAGAAGCTCGCCGAAGGCAGGCATCTTGGTGGTGCCGTTCTGGGTATAGCCGTGGCGGAAGCGTTCGACGAACCATTCATCGCCGTATTCCTCGGCCTCAAGATAGCGCAGGTCAGGGGCCAACC comes from Roseovarius bejariae and encodes:
- a CDS encoding FAD:protein FMN transferase, which encodes MITRRRFLAISAAALALPARAEPVHWQGRAMGAEVSLTLEAPKAQAQTALQEVKQILRKTEALFSLYEPSSRLSQLNATGRLDRPEARFTELLKLCDQAHRLTNGRFDPTVQPLWQALAQGKTPDPTRRLIGWDRVTIGPQAITLAPGQALTLNGIAQGYATDLVSAALKHAGLTRVLVNIGEYHGTGHDWQVGVADPTHGLVATRTLNDRALATSSPGAMRLGPDQPHILDPHGALPKWSTVTVEADTAAMADALSTAFCHTSHKDIQRILKAAPGHSKALCVAPSGTLHHFST
- a CDS encoding FAD binding domain-containing protein — encoded protein: MYNFDIETPSTVKDAVAALKQEDAQPLSGGQTLIPTMKQRLAMPSALVSLKGIDEMRGICEDDDGRLCIGGSTTHAEVAAGAGTYPALAALAGQIGDPAVRNRGTIGGSVANNDPAACYPAAVLASGATVTTDRREIAADDYFQGMFTTALEEGEIVTEVKFPVPEKAAYMKFEQPASRFALVGVFVAKYPDGVRVAVTGASEEGVFRWSKAEAALSSDFSGAALDGLSLSGDGMINDLHGSGDYRAHLVKVMTKRAVEAA
- a CDS encoding xanthine dehydrogenase family protein molybdopterin-binding subunit, translated to MPKDGGIGASSKRREDVRFLTGAGNYTDDINVNGQTYAWFVRSDVAHGTINSIDTSAAEAMDGVLKVFTAADFESAGGIPCGWQVTDRHGEPMQEPKHPILAEGKVRHVGDPIACVVAETLEQARDAAEAVEIDIDELEPVLDMKAALEDGAPKVHDELTSNLCYDWGFVEENKEAVDEAIKSAAHVVTLELTNNRLVANPMEPRVAVADYSRARDEYTLYTTSQNPHVIRLLMGAFVLSIPEHKLRVVAPDVGGGFGSKIYHYAEEAFVTHASKVVNRPVKWTSTRSEAFISDAHGRDHKTKIELALDENHMFTALRTDTYANMGAYLSTFAPSIPTWLHGTLMAGNYKTPVIYVNVKAVFTNTTPVDAYRGAGRPEATYQLERVIDKAARELGVDPAELRRKNFIKPEEFPYDTPVAVTYDTGNYHATLDKALEMTDYAGFEKRAEESKARGKLRGYGLAHFIEACGIAPSNLVGQLGARAGLYESATVRVNATGGITVMTGSHSHGQGHETSFAQVVADMIGIDEGMIEIEHGDTANTPMGMGTYGSRSIAVGGSAMVRATEKIINKAKKIAAHLMEASESDIELKDGQFSVAGTDKSVAWGDVTLAAYVPHNYPLEEIEPGLEETAFYDPSNFTYPSGAYVCEVEVDPETGKVEVLGFTAADDFGNVINPMIVEGQVHGGVAQGIGQAMLENCVYDENGQLLSASYMDYTMPRADDMPMFDVDHSCQTPCTHNPLGVKGCGEAGAIGSPPAVVNAVIDALHRGGYTNVEHIDMPVTPARVWAAMNS
- a CDS encoding (2Fe-2S)-binding protein: MKVTMTVNGQTRTGEAEGRTLLSTFLRETLGLTGTHVGCDTSQCGACVVHVNGKDVKSCTMFAAECDGADVATIEGQCAPDGTLNKIQQAFQDYHGLQCGFCTPGMVMSAAALLRDNPTPSEAEIREYLEGNICRCTGYHNIVRAIMAASGQEVPAVAAE
- a CDS encoding CoxG family protein → MKLSDSRVIAAPRDEVWAALLSAEVLKDCVPGCQEMTGSPDDGFEAVVVQKVGPVKATFKGQVTLSDMTEPESLHLAGEGKGGAAGFAKGGADVSLEEVPEGTKLIYDVEAKVGGKLAQLGSRIIDGFAKKMADQFFERFQAAVEGPGEDATDAEADTAETEEADGEGEKKGWLKRAFSS
- a CDS encoding substrate-binding periplasmic protein, with the translated sequence MTARTILFSLIMAVAFTGPALARCADYVPQPKPQNASRDIVGADLDTIVERGYITFAAYEDFPPWSYEEGGRIKGVDIDIARLIAEDLGVEPRFRLVAAGENLQADLRNWIWKGPIVGGRVANVMLHIPYDSEFACRVEQVVFTGRYHQEEVAIAYRRAAYPDDPPVPAYFRFDTVAVENDSIADFYLSSLAGGQLNGKIRRFATTAEAMQALAGGKTKAAMGPRAQLEFGLTDDLDLHNPPLPGFAVGKWVSGVAVHFAYRALGYAVDDAIYAAMQDGRMTEIFTRYGLTHVAPKYR
- the pedF gene encoding cytochrome c-550 PedF: MHLKNWSTATALIVIGGMALAHGDAAPQPVDTEGLPDVGEEWLIENPYRADKVGEETWAKAIEIGDSGYNQNCARCHGLGAVSGGLAPDLRYLEAEEYGDEWFVERFRHGYTQNGTTKMPAFGELLGQKAAWAIRTYIETRPDDGALDEHSDRLKEIRDDLDAMSDASGDIEALRAELSKIAQEVETASGAPVADSAAMRAAILLQGDTPRPSAAAEQLTIGLSAAQ